From one Pempheris klunzingeri isolate RE-2024b chromosome 9, fPemKlu1.hap1, whole genome shotgun sequence genomic stretch:
- the ergic1 gene encoding endoplasmic reticulum-Golgi intermediate compartment protein 1, whose translation MPFDVRRLDIYRKVPKDLTQPTYTGAFISILCCVFILFLFLSELTGFIATEIVNELYVDDPDKDSGGKIEVSLNISLPNLHCDLVGLDIQDEMGRHEVGHIDNSMKVPLNQGDGCRFEGEFTINKVPGNFHVSTHSATAQPQSPDMTHTIHKLAFGEKLQVQKVQGAFNALGGADRLSSNPLASHDYILKIVPTVYEDLSGRQRFSYQYTVANKEYVAYSHTGRIIPAIWFRYDLSPITVKYTERRQPLYRFITTICAIVGGTFTVAGIIDSCIFTASEAWKKIQIGKMS comes from the exons ATGCCTTTCGATGTGCGGAG aTTGGATATCTACAGGAAAGTGCCAAAAGATCTCACCCAGCCCACATACACAGGAGCCTTCA TTTCCATTCTCTGCTGCGTCTTTATACTTTTCCTGTTCCTGTCGGAGCTGACAGGATTCATAGCCACTGAAAT TGTAAATGAACTGTATGTGGATGATCCTGATAAAGACAGTGGTGGGAAGATAGAAGTGAGTTTAAACATCAGTTTGCCAAACTTACACTGTGATT TGGTGGGTTTGGACATCCAGGATGAGATGGGCCGCCACGAGGTGGGTCACATAGACAACTCAATGAAGGTTCCTCTCAACCAGGGTGATGGTTGTCGCTTTGAGGGGGAGTTCACCATCAACAAA gtaccAGGAAACTTCCACGTGTCCACACACAGCGCTACAGCGCAGCCCCAAAGCCCTGACATGACCCACACCATCCACAAGCTGGCCTTTGgagagaagctgcag GTACAAAAAGTACAAGGGGCCTTCAATGCGTTAGGAGGAGCCGACAGGCTGTCGTCTAATC CTCTGGCCTCGCATGACTACATACTGAAGATTGTTCCAACAGTGTACGAAGACCTATCAGGAAGACAGAGGTTCTCCTACCAGTACACGGTAGCCAACAAG GAATACGTCGCATACAGCCACACGGGCAGGATCATCCCGGCCATCTGGTTCCGATACGACCTCAGTCCAATCACAGTCAAgtacacagagaggagacagccCCTGTACCGCTTCATCACAACA ATCTGTGCCATCGTCGGCGGGACGTTCACAGTCGCGGGAATCATCGACTCCTGTATATTCACTGCTTCAGAGGCTTGGAAGAAGATCCAGATAGGAAAAATGTCATGA
- the dusp1 gene encoding dual specificity protein phosphatase 1, translating into MYLDLTYLSRRPTMVIMEVPTIDCASLRGLLEGDVPGSLLLDCRSFLSFNSSHISGSTNVRFSTIVRRRARGGLGLEHIVPNEDTRTRLLSGEYQSVVLLDDRSLDLSQAKKDGTLMLAVTALCRDPCGARVFILKGGFDTFSTEYPEMCTKPSPPQGLSLPLSSSHSADPSCSPCNTPLYDQGGPVEILPFLYLGSAYHASRKDMLDMLGITALINVSANCPNHFEGSFQYKSIPVEDNHKADISSWFNEAIEFIDSVRNKGGRVFVHCQAGISRSATICLAYLMRTNRVKLDEAFEFVKQRRSIISPNFSFMGQLLQFESQVLASSTCSSEAGSPAIGNSSTVFNFPVSIPVHTSAGQLSFLHSPITTSPSC; encoded by the exons ATGTATTTGGATTTAACATATCTATCCCGCCGTCCTACTATGGTCATAATGGAGGTTCCCACCATCGACTGTGCGTCCCTCCGTGGTCTGCTGGAGGGCGACGTCCCGGGCAGCCTGCTGCTGGACTGCCGCTCCTTCCTGTCCTTCAACTCGTCCCACATATCGGGCTCCACCAACGTGCGCTTCAGCACCATAGTGCGCAGGAGAGCCAGGGGTGGTCTGGGACTGGAGCACATCGTCCCCAACGAGGACACCAGGACCCGGCTCCTGTCCGGGGAGTACCAGTCTGTGGTGCTGCTCGACGACCGCAGCTTGGACTTAAGCCAGGCCAAGAAGGACGGGACACTGATGCTTGCTGTCACGGCCCTGTGTCGCGACCCGTGCGGAGCCAGGGTTTTTATTCTTAAAG gcGGTTTTGACACATTTTCCACAGAGTATCCAGAGATGTGCACCAAACCCTCCCCACCACAAGGGCTCAGTTTGCCCCTGAGCTCCAGCCACAGTGCAGATCCAAGCTGTAGCCCATGCAACACTCCTTTATATGACCag gGGGGTCCTGTGGAGATCTTGCCTTTCCTGTACCTTGGCAGTGCTTACCATGCTTCAAGAAAAGACATGCTGGACATGCTGGGCATCACCGCTCTGATCAACGTCTCTGCTAACTGCCCCAACCACTTTGAGGGCTCCTTCCAGTACAAGAGCATCCCCGTCGAGGACAACCACAAAGCCGATATCAGCTCCTGGTTCAACGAGGCGATCGAGTTTATAG acTCAGTGAGGAATAAAGGAGGCCGCGTGTTTGTGCACTGTCAAGCAGGCATCTCCCGCTCCGCCACCATTTGCCTTGCCTACCTTATGCGGACAAACCGCGTCAAGCTCGACGAGGCCTTTGAGTTTGTCAAGCAGCGCCGCAGCATCATCTCCCCCAACTTCAGCTTCATGGGCCAGCTCCTCCAGTTCGAGTCCCAGGTCCTGGCCTCGTCTACCTGCTCCTCAGAGGCGGGCAGTCCGGCCATCGGCAACAGCAGCACGGTCTTCAATTTCCCAGTCTCCATCCCCGTACACACCTCGGCTGGTCAGCTCTCATTCCTCCACAGTCCCATCACCACCTCTCCCAGCTGCTGA